One Natronomonas gomsonensis genomic window, GCAGTGCGTAGGTACAGACCGTCTCCTCGCGTTCGACCGGGCCGAAAGAGATGCCGAAACAGGAGAGGAATCGCTGTTCGTGGGCGTCGATGAGGCCGATGGCGGCGGCGTCGAGGTCGAACAGTGCCGTGGCGAGTTCGGTCAGTCGGTCGAGGGAGTCGCCGAGGGATTCGGGGTCGGTCGCGTACCGTTCGAGCGCCGCCACTCGCGCGTCCTCGTCGTCCGGAAGCGGATACGCCGTCTGGTTTCGAAACAACAGCGCGTGTTCGACGAGTTCGGCGAGTTCCCCGTGGGCATCGGGGTCGTCTTTCGGGAGATACTCCGCGACCACGTCTCCGAAGGCGGCAGTGTCGATTTCGTCCAGCGCCGTGTCGGTAAACAGGATACACGCGGCGTCCGGCGCGTCGTTTCGCACCGCTCGAACCAACTCCAACCCGGTGCCGTCGGGGAGGTCGTACTCCGTGACGAGACACTCGACGGGCCGCTCGGAGAGTACGCCCTGCGCATCGGACAGCGACGCTGCAGTCCGGACCTCGTAGGTAGAATCG contains:
- a CDS encoding GAF domain-containing protein, with the translated sequence MILCVDPSEDDREATRAALDSTYEVRTAASLSDAQGVLSERPVECLVTEYDLPDGTGLELVRAVRNDAPDAACILFTDTALDEIDTAAFGDVVAEYLPKDDPDAHGELAELVEHALLFRNQTAYPLPDDEDARVAALERYATDPESLGDSLDRLTELATALFDLDAAAIGLIDAHEQRFLSCFGISFGPVEREETVCTYALLDEGVTVIEDTSEDPRFEDNEGLQAADIRFYASAPITTPEGHTIGTFCVYGDDPRTVSERERELLSLLADEAMEQLVLRRRLRDSGGERDE